The following are encoded in a window of Peromyscus leucopus breed LL Stock chromosome X, UCI_PerLeu_2.1, whole genome shotgun sequence genomic DNA:
- the Gpr82 gene encoding probable G-protein coupled receptor 82 — MSNNSTCIQPSMISTTALPVTYVFLCVVGLFGNSLAQWVFLTKIGKKTSTHVYLANLVTANLLVCTAMPFMGIYFLKGFYWKYQSVQCRLVNFLGTLSMHVSMFVSLLILSWIAISRYATLMKKESMQEATTSCYERMFYGHLLKRFRQPNFARKMCTYIWGVVLVIIIPVILYYSVVEATEEGERQCYNRQMELGARISQIAGLIGTTFIGFSFLVVVTSYYSFVSHLRRVRTCTSITERDLTYRSVKRHLLIIQVLLVVCFLPYSIFKPIFYVLHQRGDCQQLNYLIEAKNILTCLASARSSTDPIIFLLLDKTFKKTLYNLFTKS; from the coding sequence ATGAGTAACAACTCGACATGCATTCAACCATCCATGATTTCTACCACAGCTTTACCGGTCACTTATGTCTTTTTGTGTGTTGTTGGTCTCTTTGGAAACTCACTTGCTCAGTGggtatttttaacaaaaataggTAAGAAAACGTCAACGCATGTCTACCTGGCAAATCTTGTGACTGCAAACTTACttgtgtgcactgccatgcctttCATGGGTATCTATTTCTTGAAGGGTTTCTATTGGAAATATCAATCTGTACAATGCAGACTGGTCAATTTTTTGGGAACCCTATCCATGCATGTGAGTATGTTTGTCAGCCTCTTAATTTTAAGCTGGATTGCCATAAGCCGTTATGCTACCTTAATGAAAAAGGAATCCATGCAAGAGGCCACCACCTCATGCTATGAGAGAATGTTCTATGGTCACTTACTAAAAAGATTTCGCCAGCCCAACTTTGCCAGAAAAATGTGCACTTACATATGGGGAGTTGTGCTGGTCATAATTATTCCTGTTATCCTATACTACTCAGTTGTAGAGGctacagaagaaggagaaagacagtgCTACAATCGGCAGATGGAACTGGGAGCCAGGATCTCTCAGATTGCAGGTCTCATTGGAACCACATTTATTGGATTCTCATTTTTAGTAGTAGTAACATCATACTATTCTTTTGTCAGCCATCTGAGAAGAGTAAGGACCTGCACCTCCATTACAGAGAGAGATTTGACCTACAGATCTGTGAAAAGGCATCTTTTGATCATCCAGGTCCTCTTAGTAGTTTGCTTTCTTCCATATAGTATTTTTAAACCCATTTTTTATGTTCTGCACCAGAGAGGAGACTGTCAGCAGCTGAATTATTTAATAGAAGCAAAAAATATCCTCACTTGCCTTGCGTCAGCCAGAAGTAGTACAGATCccattatatttcttttattagatAAAACATTCAAGAAGACACTATATAATCTCTTTACAAAATCTTAA